A single region of the Bacteroidota bacterium genome encodes:
- a CDS encoding GNAT family N-acetyltransferase: MEQSNIIIKKVQTSDISQLQLIGRQTFYETFAAGNTEENMRKYLEEGFSEEKLQTELTNKNAEIYFAILEEEIIGYLKVNYGQSQTELKDDKALEIERIYVLKAFHGKQVGQILYEKAISLAQEHNAEYVWLGVWEENPRAINFYKKNGFVEFDKHIFKLGNDEQTDIMMKLKL; the protein is encoded by the coding sequence ATGGAACAAAGTAATATTATTATTAAAAAAGTGCAAACAAGTGATATATCTCAGTTGCAATTAATCGGTCGACAAACCTTTTATGAGACGTTTGCTGCAGGCAATACTGAAGAAAATATGCGTAAGTATTTAGAAGAGGGGTTTTCAGAAGAAAAATTACAAACTGAATTAACTAATAAAAATGCAGAAATTTATTTTGCCATTTTGGAAGAAGAAATAATTGGTTATTTAAAAGTAAATTACGGGCAATCGCAAACTGAATTAAAAGATGATAAAGCACTTGAGATAGAAAGAATATATGTTTTGAAAGCATTTCATGGCAAACAGGTTGGACAAATTTTGTATGAGAAAGCTATTAGTTTAGCGCAGGAACACAATGCCGAATATGTTTGGCTAGGCGTTTGGGAGGAAAACCCTCGTGCGATAAATTTTTATAAAAAAAACGGATTTGTAGAATTTGATAAACATATTTTTAAGTTAGGGAATGATGAACAAACAGATATTATGATGAAACTTAAACTTTAA
- a CDS encoding DUF421 domain-containing protein, with translation MIVLNILSAFDWNSLLLGAENWPFLLETLLRTFIMFIVILAGLRLLGKRGVKQLSIFELVAIISLGSAAGDPMLYKDVGILPAVLVFVVIIVLYSLVTYLVGRNKQFERLMEGKPLTLIKEGVFSINNFSKEALGADEFFAELRIQGVSHLGQIEEAIIESSGDISIFYYKDEDVKYGLPIMPGTLDKAQKVINEIDYYACVFCGFTNKLQPIAKHICPECEKTEWVKATNKLRIR, from the coding sequence ATGATTGTCTTAAATATTTTATCTGCATTTGATTGGAATTCACTGCTATTGGGAGCTGAAAACTGGCCATTTTTACTTGAAACATTGTTACGGACGTTTATCATGTTTATTGTGATTTTGGCTGGACTTAGATTATTGGGTAAACGGGGAGTAAAACAGTTATCCATTTTTGAACTTGTTGCAATAATAAGTTTAGGCTCTGCAGCAGGTGATCCGATGTTGTACAAAGATGTCGGTATTTTGCCAGCTGTATTGGTTTTTGTAGTGATTATTGTTTTATATAGTTTAGTTACCTATTTAGTTGGCCGTAACAAACAGTTTGAGCGATTGATGGAAGGCAAGCCATTAACGCTGATTAAAGAAGGTGTTTTTTCTATAAATAATTTTTCAAAAGAAGCATTAGGGGCAGATGAATTTTTTGCAGAATTACGTATACAGGGTGTTTCCCATTTGGGGCAAATAGAGGAGGCTATTATTGAAAGTAGTGGCGACATTAGTATTTTTTATTATAAGGATGAGGATGTTAAATATGGACTACCGATTATGCCCGGCACATTAGATAAAGCCCAGAAAGTGATTAACGAAATTGATTATTATGCCTGTGTGTTTTGTGGATTCACCAATAAATTACAACCTATTGCTAAACATATTTGTCCGGAATGTGAAAAAACTGAATGGGTAAAAGCAACTAATAAATTGCGTATTCGATGA
- a CDS encoding phytanoyl-CoA dioxygenase family protein produces MSEIEKVIFNNNGYLVRENIYTETEIINIIHEIESADTQKDTFRKSSELFAIRQFLKEIPTALNLIFNSKLKSLIKTVLGENYFIVKSIYFDKPVTSNWYVSYHQDLTISVDKKLPLQNYGPWTVKQNQFAVQPPIHILENISTIRIHLDDTNDLNGALKIIPKSHIKQIYRPETINWENETEITCTVPRGGVMLMKPLLLHSSSRTLNINRRRVIHIELSSVILPEELNWAEKMEIP; encoded by the coding sequence ATGAGCGAAATTGAAAAAGTGATATTTAATAATAATGGCTATTTGGTGCGCGAAAATATTTACACCGAAACAGAAATAATAAATATCATACACGAAATTGAATCTGCTGACACTCAAAAAGATACATTTAGAAAAAGCAGTGAATTATTTGCCATTCGGCAATTTTTGAAAGAAATTCCAACAGCTCTCAATTTGATATTTAACAGTAAACTTAAATCTTTAATAAAAACTGTATTGGGTGAAAACTACTTTATAGTAAAAAGTATTTATTTCGATAAACCGGTAACGTCCAATTGGTATGTTTCTTATCACCAGGATTTAACTATTTCAGTAGATAAAAAATTGCCTTTGCAAAATTATGGACCATGGACAGTTAAACAAAACCAATTCGCAGTTCAACCCCCAATTCATATATTAGAAAACATAAGTACCATACGCATTCACCTCGACGATACTAACGACCTTAACGGCGCTTTAAAAATTATACCAAAATCACACATTAAACAAATTTATCGGCCCGAAACCATTAACTGGGAAAATGAAACAGAAATTACTTGTACCGTACCACGTGGTGGTGTTATGTTAATGAAACCATTACTATTACACAGCAGCAGCCGAACCTTAAATATCAACCGGCGCCGTGTTATTCATATTGAATTATCAAGTGTGATATTGCCGGAAGAACTAAATTGGGCAGAAAAAATGGAAATACCATAA
- the arr gene encoding NAD(+)--rifampin ADP-ribosyltransferase yields the protein MEFNPTNKIIKYCLQGKQLEEQGKPDEARFIYKQALTEASNKYEEFLATHFISGVQQNTNDKLILLKKALALAQEVNEIAINSTIPSLYVNIAACYAQLNDYENENIYLKLAAAFNNIVFDEGPFYHGTKADLQPGDELIPGRNSNYKSDLIMNHIYFTGLANGAGLAAALASGNGKERVYIVAPTGPFENDPNVTDKKFPGNPTRSYRTTFPLKIIGEITDWNRQTPEEIEMWRKKLADNNGEIIN from the coding sequence ATGGAATTTAATCCCACGAATAAAATTATTAAATATTGTTTACAGGGAAAACAATTGGAAGAGCAAGGCAAACCTGACGAAGCTAGGTTTATTTATAAACAAGCATTAACGGAGGCTTCCAACAAATATGAAGAATTTTTAGCAACGCATTTTATTTCAGGTGTGCAGCAAAATACAAATGATAAATTAATTTTGTTAAAAAAAGCTTTAGCCCTGGCACAGGAAGTAAATGAAATAGCTATTAATAGCACCATACCGTCTTTATATGTAAATATTGCTGCATGTTATGCTCAACTAAACGACTACGAAAACGAAAACATTTATTTAAAATTAGCAGCAGCATTTAACAACATTGTTTTTGATGAAGGTCCCTTTTATCATGGCACAAAAGCAGATTTACAACCCGGCGACGAATTAATACCCGGTCGCAACTCTAACTACAAATCCGACCTTATCATGAATCACATTTATTTTACCGGTTTAGCAAACGGTGCCGGCTTAGCAGCAGCTTTAGCGTCAGGGAATGGCAAGGAACGCGTATACATTGTTGCTCCAACCGGTCCATTCGAAAACGACCCCAATGTAACAGATAAAAAATTTCCCGGAAATCCCACACGCTCCTACCGAACAACATTTCCATTAAAAATTATAGGTGAAATTACAGATTGGAACCGACAAACACCGGAAGAAATTGAAATGTGGCGCAAAAAGTTAGCTGACAACAATGGGGAAATTATTAATTAA
- a CDS encoding nuclear transport factor 2 family protein has product MTNKEKAEQFLNLTSSGASRKAFDLYVSDKFIHHNAFFKGDSNTLMLAMEENATINPNKTFEIQRALEDGDLVAVHSRVQLAIGGTELAIMHIFKFVNGKIVELWDFGQAVPENMINENGMF; this is encoded by the coding sequence ATGACAAATAAAGAGAAAGCGGAACAATTTTTAAACCTTACCTCATCCGGTGCATCAAGAAAGGCTTTTGACTTATATGTAAGCGATAAGTTTATTCATCATAATGCCTTCTTTAAAGGCGACAGCAACACATTAATGTTAGCCATGGAAGAAAATGCAACCATAAATCCAAATAAAACATTTGAGATTCAAAGAGCATTGGAAGATGGCGATTTGGTAGCTGTTCACTCACGTGTTCAACTAGCTATAGGAGGAACCGAATTGGCTATAATGCATATTTTTAAATTTGTAAATGGCAAAATTGTTGAACTTTGGGATTTCGGACAAGCTGTACCGGAAAATATGATAAATGAAAATGGGATGTTTTAA
- a CDS encoding YdeI/OmpD-associated family protein — protein sequence MYKFEAILEIIGINPFVSVPENILIKVFKLAGKDKGHIPITGTINNKPYKQTLIRYSGAWRLYINTSMLKNSPKRIGEKLKITITFDPEPRIVHAPPAFTAALNKNPEAKFIFNQLPASRKLEIVRYLANLKTTATLAKNITKAINFLLGKERFVGRDKP from the coding sequence ATGTATAAATTCGAAGCCATATTAGAAATTATCGGTATTAATCCTTTTGTGTCGGTTCCTGAAAATATTTTAATCAAAGTGTTCAAACTGGCCGGTAAGGATAAAGGTCATATTCCAATTACCGGAACAATTAACAACAAACCATATAAACAAACGCTCATTCGCTACAGCGGCGCCTGGCGTTTATATATAAATACTTCCATGCTGAAAAATTCACCGAAACGAATTGGTGAAAAACTAAAAATCACCATCACATTTGATCCCGAACCACGCATTGTTCATGCACCCCCTGCATTTACAGCTGCACTAAATAAAAACCCGGAAGCCAAATTTATTTTCAATCAGCTGCCTGCATCCAGGAAGTTAGAAATAGTGCGTTATCTGGCCAATTTGAAAACAACTGCTACACTTGCCAAAAATATTACTAAAGCTATAAATTTTTTATTAGGAAAGGAACGTTTTGTTGGCAGAGATAAACCATGA